The Vidua macroura isolate BioBank_ID:100142 chromosome 11, ASM2450914v1, whole genome shotgun sequence genome includes a region encoding these proteins:
- the ZNF507 gene encoding zinc finger protein 507 isoform X2, with protein sequence MEEGSSIAVLMPNLGEQEAVLISETVIGPTLQSSNNQRKCKTDPLIHVIQKLSKIVESEKSQRCLLIGKKRSHAEASAQSLDAAELCEIPAKAIELSVIAAKKTEELQADYFVTECLPPSKRKVTCYQCGLCNFLSPSLLTLQEHIKQHGQKNEVILMCSECHFASKSQEELESHFQNHHENGGKNSMQTKVQQCVNVTSSFLQGPVEGSVKTGTDQTGNVECKDTAQSAPVPETGRRKWYTYEQYGMYRCLICRYTCGQQRMLKTHAWKHAGEVDCSYPIFEEENENTSLSETVVTHTPQSVDTVVLSLENSELDIHSEPSLQLQICNSEQLSCKSPVGTNVKEEEILSESVVHSPTTEVVEETVSDTEPDNLITDSLLSSAQKIISCSPNKKGHVNVIVERLPGAEESVLQKPFLINTDIETEKTLISEESSVTCEEPAEVYHSDAIQEVIIEWNNTEKKDNELSANKNVTADENVPPARRRTNSESLRLHSLAAEALVTMPIRAAELTRSSLRALTGEDAVDAGAGQGGADGPCTAHSKVVSSLKDPSEEFGGLNQSECAIVEIKKDRPELSEAPIKMGISMSLLTVIEKLKERTDQNASDDDILKELQDNAQCQSAGDAAVAGSSLVEFIPSAERPYRCRLCHYSSGNKGYIKQHLRVHRQRQPYQCPICEHIAGDSKGLESHMINHCKARMYQCKQCEESFHYKSQLRNHEREQHSLPDLFSTATANKLIVSNEADDREGSKSSAQKLFRCDVCDYTSTTYVGVRNHRRIHSSDKPYRCRVCDFATTNMNSLKCHMRQHPQEHQAVQLLEQFKCSLCGYVCSHPPSLKSHMWKHASDQNYNYEQVNKAINDAISQSSRFQGQLTDKTLLEGTDESSDENEKPTLMNTSCSLEKNSTLPHLGTEYCVLLFCCCICGFESTNKENLLDHMKEHEGEIINIILNKDHSTAQNTN encoded by the exons ATGGAAGAAGGAAGCAGCATTGCAGTATTGATGCCAAATCttggggagcaggaggctgtGCTGATTTCTGAAACAGTCATTGGCCCaacactgcagagcagcaaCAACCAGAGGAAATGTAAAACTGACCCCCTGATCCACGTTATCCAGAAGCTGAGCAAAATAGTTGAAAGTGAGAAGTCACAAAGGTGCCTTTTAATAGGGAAGAAACGTTCCCATGCCGAGGCTTCTGCGCAGTCCTTGGATGCAGCCGAGCTCTGTGAAATCCCGGCTAAAGCCATCGAGCTCTCGGTGATTGCTGCTAAAAAGACTGAAGAGTTACAAGCAGATTATTTTGTGACTGAATGTCTCCCACCAAGCAAAAGAAAGGTGACGTGCTACCAATGCGGTCTCTGTAATTTTCTATCGCCTTCACTCTTAACTCTACAAGAACATATAAAACAACATGGGCAGAAAAATGAAGTGATATTAATGTGCTCAGAATGTCATTTTGCCTCCAAAAGCCAAGAAGAACTTGAATCCCACTTCCAAAATCACCACGAGAATGGTGGTAAAAACAGCATGCAGACAAAAGTGCAGCAGTGTGTCAATGTCACAAGTTCATTTCTGCAAGGGCCAGTGGAAGGAAGTGTCAAAACAGGGACTGATCAGACAGGAAATGTGGAATGTAAGGATACAGCTCAGTCTGCTCCTGTGCCTGAAACGGGTAGGAGGAAATGGTACACCTACGAGCAGTATGGCATGTACAGGTGTTTAATCTGCAGGTACACCTGCGGTCAGCAGAGGATGTTGAAAACACACGCTTGGAAACACGCAGGGGAGGTTGATTGCTCCTATCCCAtctttgaggaagaaaatgaaaacaccaGCTTGTCAGAGACAGTTGTAACTCACACACCTCAGAGTGTGGATACAGTTGtcctttctttggaaaacagtGAACTTGATATCCATAGTGAGCCTTCTCTTCAGCTTCAGATTTGCAATTCTGAGCAGCTGTCGTGTAAATCGCCCGTAGGAACAAAtgtaaaagaggaagaaatattaagTGAGTCCGTGGTGCATTCTCCTACTACGGAGGTTGTAGAGGAGACTGTATCAGATACAGAACCAGACAATTTGATAACTGACAGCCTGCTTTcatcagcacagaaaatcaTCAGCTGTAGTCCAAATAAAAAGGGTCACGTTAATGTCATAGTAGAGCGTTTGCCAGGTGCTGAAGAAAGTGTTTTACAAAAGCCATTCTTAATCAACACTgacattgaaacagaaaaaacattGATCTCAGAGGAGTCCTCTGTTACCTGTGAAGAACCTGCTGAAGTTTATCATTCAGATGCAATTCAAGAAGTAATAATAGAATGGAATAACACCGAGAAGAAAGATAACGAATTAAGCGctaataaaaatgtaacagCTGACGAAAATGTGCCTCCTGCACGGAGGAGGACAAATTCAGAGTCTTTGCGACTGCACTCCTTAGCAGCTGAAGCTCTTGTTACAATGCCAATTAGAGCTGCAGAATTGACACGGTCCAGCCTCAGGGCTCTGACTGGAGAAGATGCTGTGGATGCAGGTGCAGGACAGGGAGGAGCTGATGGCCCATGCACGGCTCATTCTAAAGTGGTCTCCTCACTTAAGGATCCTTCAGAGGAGTTTGGTGGCTTAAACCAAAGTGAATGTGCAATAGTCGAGATAAAGAAAGACAGACCGGAGTTATCAGAAGCACCAATTAAAATGGGCATCAGTATGTCACTGCTGACTGTCATTGAAAAGCTGAAGGAGAGGACAGACCAGAACGCTTCTGACGATGACATCCTGAAAGAACTACAGGACAACGCCCAGTGCCAAAGCGCGGGCGATGCCGCCGTGGCCGGGAGCAGCCTGGTGGAGTTCATCCCCAGCGCCGAGCGGCCGTACCGCTGCCGCCTGTGCCACTACAGCAGCGGCAACAAGGGCTACATCAAGCAGCACCTGCGGGTGCACCGCCAGCGCCAGCCCTACCAGTGCCCCATCTGCGAGCACATCGCCGGCGACAGCAAGGGCCTGGAGAGCCACATGATCAACCACTGCAAAGCTCGCATGTACCAGTGCAAGCAGTGCGAGGAGTCCTTCCACTACAAG AGCCAGCTGCGAAATCATGAAAGAGAACAACACAGTCTTCCAGATCTGTTCTCTACAGCCACAGCTAACAAACTAATAGTTTCCAACGAAGCAGATGATAGAGAAG GAAGCAAGTCTTCAGCCCAGAAGCTGTTCAGGTGTGATGTCTGTGACTACACGAGCACAACCTACGTCGGTGTGCGGAATCACCGCCGCATTCACAGCTCGGATAAGCCATACAG ATGTCGCGTGTGTGACTTCGCCACCACAAATATGAATAGCTTGAAGTGCCACATGAGGCAGCACCCCCAGGAGCATCAGGCAGTGCAGCTCTTGGAACAGTTCAA ATGTTCTCTCTGTGGATATGTATGTAGCCATCCTCCATCCCTGAAGTCCCATATGTGGAAACATGCAAGTGACCAAAATTATAACTATGAACAAGTGAACAAGGCTATTAATGATGCAATTTCACAAAGCAGTAG gtTTCAAGGACAGCTCACTGACAAAACCTTATTAGAAGGCACAGATGAAA GTtctgatgaaaatgaaaaacctACCTTGATGAATACCTCATGCAGTTTAGAAAAGAACTCCACTCTACCCCATCTTGGCACAGAATACTGTGttcttctcttctgctgctgcatttgtggTTTTGAGTCTACCAACAAAGAAAATCTGCTGGATCATATGAAAGAACATGAGGGTGAAATCATAAACATCATTCTAAACAAGGACCACAGCACGGCTCAGAATACAAACTAG
- the ZNF507 gene encoding zinc finger protein 507 isoform X3, producing MEEGSSIAVLMPNLGEQEAVLISETVIGPTLQSSNNQRKCKTDPLIHVIQKLSKIVESEKSQRCLLIGKKRSHAEASAQSLDAAELCEIPAKAIELSVIAAKKTEELQADYFVTECLPPSKRKVTCYQCGLCNFLSPSLLTLQEHIKQHGQKNEVILMCSECHFASKSQEELESHFQNHHENGGKNSMQTKVQQCVNVTSSFLQGPVEGSVKTGTDQTGNVECKDTAQSAPVPETGRRKWYTYEQYGMYRCLICRYTCGQQRMLKTHAWKHAGEVDCSYPIFEEENENTSLSETVVTHTPQSVDTVVLSLENSELDIHSEPSLQLQICNSEQLSCKSPVGTNVKEEEILSESVVHSPTTEVVEETVSDTEPDNLITDSLLSSAQKIISCSPNKKGHVNVIVERLPGAEESVLQKPFLINTDIETEKTLISEESSVTCEEPAEVYHSDAIQEVIIEWNNTEKKDNELSANKNVTADENVPPARRRTNSESLRLHSLAAEALVTMPIRAAELTRSSLRALTGEDAVDAGAGQGGADGPCTAHSKVVSSLKDPSEEFGGLNQSECAIVEIKKDRPELSEAPIKMGISMSLLTVIEKLKERTDQNASDDDILKELQDNAQCQSAGDAAVAGSSLVEFIPSAERPYRCRLCHYSSGNKGYIKQHLRVHRQRQPYQCPICEHIAGDSKGLESHMINHCKARMYQCKQCEESFHYKSQLRNHEREQHSLPDLFSTATANKLIVSNEADDREGSKSSAQKLFRCDVCDYTSTTYVGVRNHRRIHSSDKPYRCSLCGYVCSHPPSLKSHMWKHASDQNYNYEQVNKAINDAISQSSRFQGQLTDKTLLEGTDESTVPILGSSDNLVSFTESINQTTNEISGSDENEKPTLMNTSCSLEKNSTLPHLGTEYCVLLFCCCICGFESTNKENLLDHMKEHEGEIINIILNKDHSTAQNTN from the exons ATGGAAGAAGGAAGCAGCATTGCAGTATTGATGCCAAATCttggggagcaggaggctgtGCTGATTTCTGAAACAGTCATTGGCCCaacactgcagagcagcaaCAACCAGAGGAAATGTAAAACTGACCCCCTGATCCACGTTATCCAGAAGCTGAGCAAAATAGTTGAAAGTGAGAAGTCACAAAGGTGCCTTTTAATAGGGAAGAAACGTTCCCATGCCGAGGCTTCTGCGCAGTCCTTGGATGCAGCCGAGCTCTGTGAAATCCCGGCTAAAGCCATCGAGCTCTCGGTGATTGCTGCTAAAAAGACTGAAGAGTTACAAGCAGATTATTTTGTGACTGAATGTCTCCCACCAAGCAAAAGAAAGGTGACGTGCTACCAATGCGGTCTCTGTAATTTTCTATCGCCTTCACTCTTAACTCTACAAGAACATATAAAACAACATGGGCAGAAAAATGAAGTGATATTAATGTGCTCAGAATGTCATTTTGCCTCCAAAAGCCAAGAAGAACTTGAATCCCACTTCCAAAATCACCACGAGAATGGTGGTAAAAACAGCATGCAGACAAAAGTGCAGCAGTGTGTCAATGTCACAAGTTCATTTCTGCAAGGGCCAGTGGAAGGAAGTGTCAAAACAGGGACTGATCAGACAGGAAATGTGGAATGTAAGGATACAGCTCAGTCTGCTCCTGTGCCTGAAACGGGTAGGAGGAAATGGTACACCTACGAGCAGTATGGCATGTACAGGTGTTTAATCTGCAGGTACACCTGCGGTCAGCAGAGGATGTTGAAAACACACGCTTGGAAACACGCAGGGGAGGTTGATTGCTCCTATCCCAtctttgaggaagaaaatgaaaacaccaGCTTGTCAGAGACAGTTGTAACTCACACACCTCAGAGTGTGGATACAGTTGtcctttctttggaaaacagtGAACTTGATATCCATAGTGAGCCTTCTCTTCAGCTTCAGATTTGCAATTCTGAGCAGCTGTCGTGTAAATCGCCCGTAGGAACAAAtgtaaaagaggaagaaatattaagTGAGTCCGTGGTGCATTCTCCTACTACGGAGGTTGTAGAGGAGACTGTATCAGATACAGAACCAGACAATTTGATAACTGACAGCCTGCTTTcatcagcacagaaaatcaTCAGCTGTAGTCCAAATAAAAAGGGTCACGTTAATGTCATAGTAGAGCGTTTGCCAGGTGCTGAAGAAAGTGTTTTACAAAAGCCATTCTTAATCAACACTgacattgaaacagaaaaaacattGATCTCAGAGGAGTCCTCTGTTACCTGTGAAGAACCTGCTGAAGTTTATCATTCAGATGCAATTCAAGAAGTAATAATAGAATGGAATAACACCGAGAAGAAAGATAACGAATTAAGCGctaataaaaatgtaacagCTGACGAAAATGTGCCTCCTGCACGGAGGAGGACAAATTCAGAGTCTTTGCGACTGCACTCCTTAGCAGCTGAAGCTCTTGTTACAATGCCAATTAGAGCTGCAGAATTGACACGGTCCAGCCTCAGGGCTCTGACTGGAGAAGATGCTGTGGATGCAGGTGCAGGACAGGGAGGAGCTGATGGCCCATGCACGGCTCATTCTAAAGTGGTCTCCTCACTTAAGGATCCTTCAGAGGAGTTTGGTGGCTTAAACCAAAGTGAATGTGCAATAGTCGAGATAAAGAAAGACAGACCGGAGTTATCAGAAGCACCAATTAAAATGGGCATCAGTATGTCACTGCTGACTGTCATTGAAAAGCTGAAGGAGAGGACAGACCAGAACGCTTCTGACGATGACATCCTGAAAGAACTACAGGACAACGCCCAGTGCCAAAGCGCGGGCGATGCCGCCGTGGCCGGGAGCAGCCTGGTGGAGTTCATCCCCAGCGCCGAGCGGCCGTACCGCTGCCGCCTGTGCCACTACAGCAGCGGCAACAAGGGCTACATCAAGCAGCACCTGCGGGTGCACCGCCAGCGCCAGCCCTACCAGTGCCCCATCTGCGAGCACATCGCCGGCGACAGCAAGGGCCTGGAGAGCCACATGATCAACCACTGCAAAGCTCGCATGTACCAGTGCAAGCAGTGCGAGGAGTCCTTCCACTACAAG AGCCAGCTGCGAAATCATGAAAGAGAACAACACAGTCTTCCAGATCTGTTCTCTACAGCCACAGCTAACAAACTAATAGTTTCCAACGAAGCAGATGATAGAGAAG GAAGCAAGTCTTCAGCCCAGAAGCTGTTCAGGTGTGATGTCTGTGACTACACGAGCACAACCTACGTCGGTGTGCGGAATCACCGCCGCATTCACAGCTCGGATAAGCCATACAG ATGTTCTCTCTGTGGATATGTATGTAGCCATCCTCCATCCCTGAAGTCCCATATGTGGAAACATGCAAGTGACCAAAATTATAACTATGAACAAGTGAACAAGGCTATTAATGATGCAATTTCACAAAGCAGTAG gtTTCAAGGACAGCTCACTGACAAAACCTTATTAGAAGGCACAGATGAAAGTACAGTACCTATACTAGGAAGTTCAGACAACTTGGTGTCTTTTACAGAGTCCATTAACCAGACTACAAATGAAATTTCAGGTtctgatgaaaatgaaaaacctACCTTGATGAATACCTCATGCAGTTTAGAAAAGAACTCCACTCTACCCCATCTTGGCACAGAATACTGTGttcttctcttctgctgctgcatttgtggTTTTGAGTCTACCAACAAAGAAAATCTGCTGGATCATATGAAAGAACATGAGGGTGAAATCATAAACATCATTCTAAACAAGGACCACAGCACGGCTCAGAATACAAACTAG
- the ZNF507 gene encoding zinc finger protein 507 isoform X1, whose product MEEGSSIAVLMPNLGEQEAVLISETVIGPTLQSSNNQRKCKTDPLIHVIQKLSKIVESEKSQRCLLIGKKRSHAEASAQSLDAAELCEIPAKAIELSVIAAKKTEELQADYFVTECLPPSKRKVTCYQCGLCNFLSPSLLTLQEHIKQHGQKNEVILMCSECHFASKSQEELESHFQNHHENGGKNSMQTKVQQCVNVTSSFLQGPVEGSVKTGTDQTGNVECKDTAQSAPVPETGRRKWYTYEQYGMYRCLICRYTCGQQRMLKTHAWKHAGEVDCSYPIFEEENENTSLSETVVTHTPQSVDTVVLSLENSELDIHSEPSLQLQICNSEQLSCKSPVGTNVKEEEILSESVVHSPTTEVVEETVSDTEPDNLITDSLLSSAQKIISCSPNKKGHVNVIVERLPGAEESVLQKPFLINTDIETEKTLISEESSVTCEEPAEVYHSDAIQEVIIEWNNTEKKDNELSANKNVTADENVPPARRRTNSESLRLHSLAAEALVTMPIRAAELTRSSLRALTGEDAVDAGAGQGGADGPCTAHSKVVSSLKDPSEEFGGLNQSECAIVEIKKDRPELSEAPIKMGISMSLLTVIEKLKERTDQNASDDDILKELQDNAQCQSAGDAAVAGSSLVEFIPSAERPYRCRLCHYSSGNKGYIKQHLRVHRQRQPYQCPICEHIAGDSKGLESHMINHCKARMYQCKQCEESFHYKSQLRNHEREQHSLPDLFSTATANKLIVSNEADDREGSKSSAQKLFRCDVCDYTSTTYVGVRNHRRIHSSDKPYRCRVCDFATTNMNSLKCHMRQHPQEHQAVQLLEQFKCSLCGYVCSHPPSLKSHMWKHASDQNYNYEQVNKAINDAISQSSRFQGQLTDKTLLEGTDESTVPILGSSDNLVSFTESINQTTNEISGSDENEKPTLMNTSCSLEKNSTLPHLGTEYCVLLFCCCICGFESTNKENLLDHMKEHEGEIINIILNKDHSTAQNTN is encoded by the exons ATGGAAGAAGGAAGCAGCATTGCAGTATTGATGCCAAATCttggggagcaggaggctgtGCTGATTTCTGAAACAGTCATTGGCCCaacactgcagagcagcaaCAACCAGAGGAAATGTAAAACTGACCCCCTGATCCACGTTATCCAGAAGCTGAGCAAAATAGTTGAAAGTGAGAAGTCACAAAGGTGCCTTTTAATAGGGAAGAAACGTTCCCATGCCGAGGCTTCTGCGCAGTCCTTGGATGCAGCCGAGCTCTGTGAAATCCCGGCTAAAGCCATCGAGCTCTCGGTGATTGCTGCTAAAAAGACTGAAGAGTTACAAGCAGATTATTTTGTGACTGAATGTCTCCCACCAAGCAAAAGAAAGGTGACGTGCTACCAATGCGGTCTCTGTAATTTTCTATCGCCTTCACTCTTAACTCTACAAGAACATATAAAACAACATGGGCAGAAAAATGAAGTGATATTAATGTGCTCAGAATGTCATTTTGCCTCCAAAAGCCAAGAAGAACTTGAATCCCACTTCCAAAATCACCACGAGAATGGTGGTAAAAACAGCATGCAGACAAAAGTGCAGCAGTGTGTCAATGTCACAAGTTCATTTCTGCAAGGGCCAGTGGAAGGAAGTGTCAAAACAGGGACTGATCAGACAGGAAATGTGGAATGTAAGGATACAGCTCAGTCTGCTCCTGTGCCTGAAACGGGTAGGAGGAAATGGTACACCTACGAGCAGTATGGCATGTACAGGTGTTTAATCTGCAGGTACACCTGCGGTCAGCAGAGGATGTTGAAAACACACGCTTGGAAACACGCAGGGGAGGTTGATTGCTCCTATCCCAtctttgaggaagaaaatgaaaacaccaGCTTGTCAGAGACAGTTGTAACTCACACACCTCAGAGTGTGGATACAGTTGtcctttctttggaaaacagtGAACTTGATATCCATAGTGAGCCTTCTCTTCAGCTTCAGATTTGCAATTCTGAGCAGCTGTCGTGTAAATCGCCCGTAGGAACAAAtgtaaaagaggaagaaatattaagTGAGTCCGTGGTGCATTCTCCTACTACGGAGGTTGTAGAGGAGACTGTATCAGATACAGAACCAGACAATTTGATAACTGACAGCCTGCTTTcatcagcacagaaaatcaTCAGCTGTAGTCCAAATAAAAAGGGTCACGTTAATGTCATAGTAGAGCGTTTGCCAGGTGCTGAAGAAAGTGTTTTACAAAAGCCATTCTTAATCAACACTgacattgaaacagaaaaaacattGATCTCAGAGGAGTCCTCTGTTACCTGTGAAGAACCTGCTGAAGTTTATCATTCAGATGCAATTCAAGAAGTAATAATAGAATGGAATAACACCGAGAAGAAAGATAACGAATTAAGCGctaataaaaatgtaacagCTGACGAAAATGTGCCTCCTGCACGGAGGAGGACAAATTCAGAGTCTTTGCGACTGCACTCCTTAGCAGCTGAAGCTCTTGTTACAATGCCAATTAGAGCTGCAGAATTGACACGGTCCAGCCTCAGGGCTCTGACTGGAGAAGATGCTGTGGATGCAGGTGCAGGACAGGGAGGAGCTGATGGCCCATGCACGGCTCATTCTAAAGTGGTCTCCTCACTTAAGGATCCTTCAGAGGAGTTTGGTGGCTTAAACCAAAGTGAATGTGCAATAGTCGAGATAAAGAAAGACAGACCGGAGTTATCAGAAGCACCAATTAAAATGGGCATCAGTATGTCACTGCTGACTGTCATTGAAAAGCTGAAGGAGAGGACAGACCAGAACGCTTCTGACGATGACATCCTGAAAGAACTACAGGACAACGCCCAGTGCCAAAGCGCGGGCGATGCCGCCGTGGCCGGGAGCAGCCTGGTGGAGTTCATCCCCAGCGCCGAGCGGCCGTACCGCTGCCGCCTGTGCCACTACAGCAGCGGCAACAAGGGCTACATCAAGCAGCACCTGCGGGTGCACCGCCAGCGCCAGCCCTACCAGTGCCCCATCTGCGAGCACATCGCCGGCGACAGCAAGGGCCTGGAGAGCCACATGATCAACCACTGCAAAGCTCGCATGTACCAGTGCAAGCAGTGCGAGGAGTCCTTCCACTACAAG AGCCAGCTGCGAAATCATGAAAGAGAACAACACAGTCTTCCAGATCTGTTCTCTACAGCCACAGCTAACAAACTAATAGTTTCCAACGAAGCAGATGATAGAGAAG GAAGCAAGTCTTCAGCCCAGAAGCTGTTCAGGTGTGATGTCTGTGACTACACGAGCACAACCTACGTCGGTGTGCGGAATCACCGCCGCATTCACAGCTCGGATAAGCCATACAG ATGTCGCGTGTGTGACTTCGCCACCACAAATATGAATAGCTTGAAGTGCCACATGAGGCAGCACCCCCAGGAGCATCAGGCAGTGCAGCTCTTGGAACAGTTCAA ATGTTCTCTCTGTGGATATGTATGTAGCCATCCTCCATCCCTGAAGTCCCATATGTGGAAACATGCAAGTGACCAAAATTATAACTATGAACAAGTGAACAAGGCTATTAATGATGCAATTTCACAAAGCAGTAG gtTTCAAGGACAGCTCACTGACAAAACCTTATTAGAAGGCACAGATGAAAGTACAGTACCTATACTAGGAAGTTCAGACAACTTGGTGTCTTTTACAGAGTCCATTAACCAGACTACAAATGAAATTTCAGGTtctgatgaaaatgaaaaacctACCTTGATGAATACCTCATGCAGTTTAGAAAAGAACTCCACTCTACCCCATCTTGGCACAGAATACTGTGttcttctcttctgctgctgcatttgtggTTTTGAGTCTACCAACAAAGAAAATCTGCTGGATCATATGAAAGAACATGAGGGTGAAATCATAAACATCATTCTAAACAAGGACCACAGCACGGCTCAGAATACAAACTAG